In one window of Carcharodon carcharias isolate sCarCar2 chromosome 14, sCarCar2.pri, whole genome shotgun sequence DNA:
- the LOC121287594 gene encoding nuclear factor interleukin-3-regulated protein-like produces the protein PLKSGSFRGKLSSRRKREFMPEEKKDASYWEKRRKNNEAAKRSREKRRFNDLVLESKMLALNEENACLRAELLTLKMRYGLISSTAYAQEAQVLQGCMQKYFARQRAIEMDPHFLELDTPFLRDGCCHNHMRYTSGRMPVDSIDSTSQHIRDSPLHIRCTSPASVKMQKQHPIEISMDESTIHKTSLNQIIYSRYPHPFNESYPYYRPSSASPSATEADNKNNKRESEDDAEDEQQVPKIHPFSPVNSCRFECSTTSKSSSSALPHKLRIKAKSMIAKEEKDDAVFDLEMSWKDEPRLAKTRSASLTEIRGMDVSFCGGICNYKAAFKPVIPLSICHSV, from the coding sequence CCTTTGAAAAGTGGCAGCTTCAGGGGCAAGCTGAGTTCCCGCAGGAAGAGGGAGTTCATGCCCGAGGAGAAAAAGGACGCTTCTTACTGGGAAAAAAGACGGAAAAACAACGAGGCCGCCAAACGGTCACGCGAGAAGCGACGCTTCAACGACTTGGTGCTAGAAAGCAAAATGTTGGCGCTCAACGAGGAGAACGCCTGCCTCCGGGCCGAGCTCCTCACTTTAAAGATGAGGTACGGCCTCATCAGCTCCACAGCCTATGCCCAGGAAGCCCAGGTCCTGCAAGGCTGCATGCAGAAGTACTTTGCAAGGCAAAGAGCAATAGAGATGGACCCTCACTTTTTGGAACTAGACACCCCATTTCTGAGGGATGGCTGCTGCCATAATCACATGAGatacacctcaggaaggatgccTGTCGATTCCATTGACTCCACTTCCCAACATATCCGCGATAGCCCACTTCACATAAGATGCACTAGCCCTGCATCGGTTAAAATGCAGAAACAACACCCTATAGAAATTTCGATGGATGAGTCTACAATACATAAAACTTCGTTGAATCAGATAATATATTCCAGATACCCCCATCCATTTAATGAAAGCTATCCCTATTACAGGCCTTCAAGTGCTTCTCCAAGTGCAACAGAGGCGgacaataaaaacaataaaagagAGTCAGAAGATGATGCAGAAGATGAACAACAGGTCCCTAAAATACATCCTTTTTCTCCTGTCAATAGCTGTAGATTTGAATGCTCTACAACCTCCAAGTCAAGTAGTTCTGCCCTTCCCCACAAACTGAGAATTAAGGCAAAATCAATGATTGCAAAAGAAGAAAAGGATGATGCAGTATTTGATCTTGAGATGTCATGGAAGGATGAACCCCGCCTTGCAAAGACTAGAAGTGCTTCACTGACTGAGATTAGAGGCATGGATGTGAGTTTCTGTGGAGGTATTTGCAATTACAAAGCAGCATTTAAACCTGTTATTCCATTATCTATTTGTCATTCAGTTTAA